In a genomic window of Wyeomyia smithii strain HCP4-BCI-WySm-NY-G18 chromosome 1, ASM2978416v1, whole genome shotgun sequence:
- the LOC129719048 gene encoding major royal jelly protein 1-like — protein MYCKMRCLLALVSVGMTLAELAPRLETVKQWSLLSYNFPWDYPASNKDFYNPENVVATGIEVGYDRIFVATPRLFSGVPATLSSIPRGNQGDSPALQPYPDWSHHTAGLRQYNCSDIGLVSVYRIRIDSCNRLWALDAGVSRSLEDFEVTCPPKILVYDLHSDQVVRRIDFPPEVIRRESLYTNLIIDETTSKPGNNCDDVFVYITDTVAPGIVVYDSVKDLTWRVSHPSMYPDPDFAESTILEHRFTLMDGVVGLAFDEEAGILYFQPLATDRLFSVTTATLRAGPLPFGKELAVKLIGRKSSQGIGLGASPVGGTIFYSPFTETAVASWNPRTNEHQILAQDQERLQFPADLRTPARDGSALYILTSKFHRFFLKNVDPNEFNTRILRIDGVVTSGKAGQVSSSYQPTIETNSPYYNLPVVTPSAAFKPLPQPIAIANYPVQKPTNPKTYQFVQNYYVNSKQPYPYEPVPVIDRTKINPFFVLNSGEKPSPPARPRPQYGLNGEIFFPKVNHHFNDFNGLRYAKSLRANQTMAP, from the exons ATGTACTGCAAAATGAGGTGCCTACTGGCACTGGTTAGCGTCGGGATGACGTTGGCCGAGCTCGCGCCTCGGCTGGAAACCGTCAAACAGTGGAGTCTGCTGTCGTACAACTTTCCCTGGGATTATCCGGCCTCAAACAAGGATTTCTACAATCCGGAAAATGTTGTCGCAACCGGTATTGAAGTAGGCTATGATCGTATCTTTGTTGCAACACCGCGACTGTTTAGTGGAGTGCCGGCGACTTTGTCTTCGATACCACGTGGCAACCAAGGCGACTCTCCTGCTCTTCAACCTTACCCAGACTGGAGTCATCATACGGCTGGTCTCCGGCAGTACAATTGCTCAGACATCGGGCTGGTTTCGGTGTACCGCATTCGAATTGATTCGTGCAATCGATTGTGGGCGTTGGATGCTGGTGTTTCTCGGTCGCTGGAGGACTTCGAAGTAACTTGTCCACCGAAGATTTTGGTTTACGATCTGCACTCTGACCAAGTCGTACGCCGTATTGATTTTCCACCAGAGGTTATCCGCCGGGAGTCACTGTACACGAATCTTATTATCGATGAGACGACTTCTAAACCAGGAAACAACTGCGACGATGTTTTTGTTTATATCACAGATACTGTTGCACCTG GAATCGTCGTGTACGATAGTGTCAAGGATCTTACCTGGCGAGTTAGCCACCCGTCAATGTACCCAGATCCTGATTTCGCTGAGTCAACTATTTTGGAACATCGTTTCACACTGATGGATGGCGTTGTTGGGTTAGCGTTCGACGAGGAAGCTGGTATTCTATACTTCCAACCTTTGGCCACTGACAG ACTGTTCTCAGTGACAACAGCAACCCTTCGGGCCGGCCCGCTACCCTTCGGAAAGGAACTGGCAGTGAAGCTGATTGGGCGAAAATCGTCCCAAGGTATCGGCCTGGGAGCATCCCCAGTGGGTGGAACCATTTTCTACTCTCCGTTCACCGAAACAGCCGTTGCCTCGTGGAATCCTCGCACTAATGAACATCA aatATTGGCTCAGGACCAGGAAAGACTCCAATTCCCAGCTGATCTCAGAACCCCGGCCCGTGATGGTTCAGCCCTGTACATCCTGACGTCTAAGTTCCACCGATTCTTCCTGAAAAACGTAGATCCGAACGAATTCAACACCAGAATTCTTCGAATAGATGGAGTCGTAACTTCCGGCAAAGCCGGTCAGGTGTCTTCTTCCTACCAACCGACCATCGAAACCAATTCACCATACTACAATCTACCGGTGGTAACTCCTTCGGCAGCCTTCAAACCGCTACCTCAACCGATTGCGATCGCCAATTACCCTGTGCAAAAGCCAACCAATCCGAAGACGTACCAATTTGTTCAGAACTACTACGTGAATAGTAAGCAACCCTATCCCTACGAACCGGTGCCAGTCATCGACCGGACGAAGATCAATCCTTTCTTCGTTCTGAACAGCGGCGAAAAACCGTCCCCTCCTGCACGTCCGAGACCGCAGTACGGACTTAATGGGGAAATCTTTTTCCCGAAAGTGAATCATCATTTCAACGACTTCAATGGGCTCCGCTATGCTAAAAGTCTAAGGGCCAACCAAACAATGGCACCCTAG